The following are encoded together in the bacterium genome:
- a CDS encoding TetR family transcriptional regulator → MSIIPPPGEAIPAADQLPESWREPPADTPAGRLFQAARLRFAADGFHAASTRAIAEAAGLNQALVHYYFGSKAALYRRVLTVELLKVLRHQTEGRLGVLPLEELLATFPGRLHAWFQDHPETARLLRREIGAEGGVLREILPELGPHGPLGLRKRLSAAVKTAVTDGRLRPVPADHLLVLLLSISYGLVLMEPLFQAVLGTNLRKEATRRGLQASIESVLRGGLAPEVKP, encoded by the coding sequence GTGTCCATCATCCCGCCACCCGGCGAGGCCATCCCCGCCGCCGACCAACTGCCCGAGTCCTGGCGCGAGCCGCCCGCCGACACGCCGGCCGGACGCCTCTTCCAGGCGGCGCGCCTGCGCTTCGCCGCCGACGGCTTCCACGCCGCCTCCACCCGCGCCATCGCCGAGGCGGCCGGCCTCAACCAGGCCCTTGTCCACTACTACTTCGGCAGCAAGGCCGCCCTCTACCGCCGCGTCCTCACGGTGGAGCTGCTCAAGGTGCTGCGCCACCAGACGGAGGGCCGCCTGGGGGTCCTGCCCCTCGAGGAGCTGCTCGCCACTTTCCCCGGCCGCCTGCACGCCTGGTTCCAGGATCACCCCGAGACGGCGCGCCTCCTGCGGCGGGAGATCGGGGCCGAGGGTGGCGTGCTCAGGGAGATTCTGCCCGAGCTGGGGCCGCACGGTCCCCTCGGCCTGCGCAAGCGCCTCTCGGCGGCGGTGAAGACGGCCGTCACCGATGGCCGGCTGCGGCCGGTGCCGGCCGACCACCTCCTCGTCCTGCTGCTTTCCATCAGCTACGGCCTGGTGCTGATGGAGCCCCTCTTCCAGGCCGTGCTGGGCACCAACCTGCGGAAGGAGGCCACCCGGCGCGGCCTGCAGGCCTCGATCGAATCCGTCCTGCGCGGCGGTCTCGCTCCGGAGGTGAAGCCATGA